Sequence from the Paenibacillus tundrae genome:
TGATCAACATGGAACGGAAACAATCATTAGCAACGGACAAATAGGCCCAGTTACATCTTTACTTCTGGGTATGTATCGAGAGAAAGCGGGGTATACTTCATGACACTTACGCCAGTTATATATGAACGAACGTATTCCTTTGGCCCAGCGGAATTAAAACTCGGAGACCGGACATTAATTATGGGCATCTTGAACGTCACGCCTGATTCATTCTCCGATGGCGGGCGTTACAATCATGTTGACCTCGCTGTGGCTCATGCCATACAGATGATAGAGGACGGCGCTGATCTAATTGATATCGGTGGAGAATCCACGAGACCAGGCTCAGAGGTTGTGAATTCCGAGGAGGAATTAAGCCGGATTATTCCGGTAATTAAAGCACTACACCAGCAAGCTCCACATATTCCGATATCGGTGGATACCTACAAGGCGGATGTAGCTCGGCAGGCTATTCTGGCTGGGGCACATATCATCAATGATGTGTGGGGAGCCAAAGCGGATCCGGCTATGGCACAAACAGCGGCAGAGCTTGGTTGCCCTCTGATGTTGATGCACAATCGACAAGAACGAGACTACTCTAATTATTTACAGGATGTCGTGCAGGATATCGAGGAAAGTGTGCAGATTGCCCTGAAGGCAGGTGTACATCAGGATCAGATTATCATTGATCCGGGAATCGGCTTCGTGAAGGATCTAAAGGAGAATCTCACATTGATGTCTTCATTAGCTATGCTGAACGAGCTAGGTTATCCTGTTCTACTAGCAACCTCACGTAAGAGGTTCATCCAGAACACCTTGGGGGTTCAGGCCGATGATGCAGTAGAGGGGACAGCTGCAACTGTAGCTTTTGGCATTGCACAAGGCTGTCAGATGGTACGTGTCCATGATGTAAAATCAATTCGTCGGACGGTAGACATGTGTGATGCCATGTTATATGCATCTCCTGGCTTGCGAAGAAAATAAATTGGCTGTGTAGCAACGAGTGCATGTTTTTTATTATAAAAAGATAGGCGGTTATATAATGGATAGAATGGTGCTACACCGGATGGAGTATTACGGATATCACGGGGTATTTGAGGAAGAGCGGAAGCTTGGACAGCGTTATTATATTGATCTGGATATTGATATGGACTTGGGCGAGGCCGGACGTAATGATGACTTAACCAAAACAATTAATTACGCAGAGATTCATGAACTAGTGAAGCGTATTGTCGAGAATACTTCATTCCAGTTAATTGAAGCTTTAGGGGAGCATATTGCATCTTCTTTACTAGACACTTATACTATTATCAATGCATTGACAGTCAAAGTGACGAAGCCACATCCACCATTTGATATTCATTTTGGGGGCGTAACGGTAGAGCTTCGCCGCACAAGAAAGTGAGAACCGATCATGATTGCACATTCGACCTCTGATTCTTCAGAGGCTTATATTGCTTTGGGGGCCAATTTGGGCGACCGAGAGCAGACATTGCTTGAAGCGTTAACGCTCCTGGATGTACATCCGCATATATCTATACTGCGCTGTTCCGCGCTCTATGAGACGGATCCTGTCGGGTATGTGGATCAGCCTGCTTTTCTAAATATGGCTATAGCTGTAACGACACAATTAACACCGGAGCAGTTGCTCACGGAATTATTAGATGTTGAGAATCGGCTTGGACGTGTTCGTGATATTCGTTGGGGTCCTCGTACCGTTGATCTGGATTTACTCTGGGTCGCTGGAGAGACGCGGGAGACCGAAGTACTTCAACTGCCTCACCCGCGCATGGGTGAACGTGCATTTGTGTTAGTTCCGTTGTCAGACGTTGTCATGAAGAATGAGCCTTCGGGCTTGTATGACTTTGTACATGCATCGTTGTCTGTTCTCGATGGAAAGGATGGAATACAGCTTTGGAAAACGTGCAATTGGCCAATCGAATCCGGGCATTCCGGAAGCTGAAAGGTTTGACACAACAAGAGCTTGCTTCAAAAACGCGCATCTCACTGGCGACGCTCGGAACCATTGAACGCGGCAATCGCAAAGTATCCGAACAGGAGCTGAATCGGATTGCAGAGATGCTGGGGATTAGTGTATCGGAGATTAGAGGCGAGTAAGTCATCACTACATGTGCTCTTGAGGGCATAACCATATAGAAATATCTTAATAATCGTTGATTTTATATAGCGCTGTTGATTCGTATAGATTAATCATGATTAAACACCATGTGTACGAAATACTACCTGAATACAAATAACTGGAACATTACGGGGACTCAAGTAAGAGTCCTACGGTTTGATGAGGAGTGTAACGACGAACATGCTGAAAATTGGTGGCATTGAAATGAAAAACCAGGTCGTACTTGCGCCGATGGCTGGTGTATGTAATCCGGCTTTTCGTTTGATCGCGAAGGAATTCGGAACAGGCCTCGTATGTGCGGAGATGGTGAGTGGTAAGGCCATCGTGCATGGCAATCAGCGTACACGTGAGATGCTGTTTGTTGATGAACGTGAGAAACCACTAAGCCTGCAAATCTTTGGAGGCGATCGCGATTCACTTATCGAAGCAGCCAAAATCGTGGACAAAGAGACGAATGCAGACATTATCGACATTAACATGGGCTGTCCTGTACCTAAAGTGACGAAATGTGATGCAGGTGCAAGATGGTTGCTTGATCCAAATAAGATCTACGAAATGGTCTCCGCTGTCGTGGATGCTGTTGAGAAGCCGGTAACGGTTAAGATGAGGATCGGCTGGGATAGTGAACATATCTTTGCGGTGGAGAATGCACTTGCGATTGAACGTGCTGGCGGTCAAGCGGT
This genomic interval carries:
- the folP gene encoding dihydropteroate synthase; the protein is MTLTPVIYERTYSFGPAELKLGDRTLIMGILNVTPDSFSDGGRYNHVDLAVAHAIQMIEDGADLIDIGGESTRPGSEVVNSEEELSRIIPVIKALHQQAPHIPISVDTYKADVARQAILAGAHIINDVWGAKADPAMAQTAAELGCPLMLMHNRQERDYSNYLQDVVQDIEESVQIALKAGVHQDQIIIDPGIGFVKDLKENLTLMSSLAMLNELGYPVLLATSRKRFIQNTLGVQADDAVEGTAATVAFGIAQGCQMVRVHDVKSIRRTVDMCDAMLYASPGLRRK
- the folB gene encoding dihydroneopterin aldolase, encoding MDRMVLHRMEYYGYHGVFEEERKLGQRYYIDLDIDMDLGEAGRNDDLTKTINYAEIHELVKRIVENTSFQLIEALGEHIASSLLDTYTIINALTVKVTKPHPPFDIHFGGVTVELRRTRK
- the folK gene encoding 2-amino-4-hydroxy-6-hydroxymethyldihydropteridine diphosphokinase, translated to MIAHSTSDSSEAYIALGANLGDREQTLLEALTLLDVHPHISILRCSALYETDPVGYVDQPAFLNMAIAVTTQLTPEQLLTELLDVENRLGRVRDIRWGPRTVDLDLLWVAGETRETEVLQLPHPRMGERAFVLVPLSDVVMKNEPSGLYDFVHASLSVLDGKDGIQLWKTCNWPIESGHSGS
- a CDS encoding helix-turn-helix domain-containing protein; the encoded protein is MENVQLANRIRAFRKLKGLTQQELASKTRISLATLGTIERGNRKVSEQELNRIAEMLGISVSEIRGE